The following coding sequences lie in one Brevibacterium marinum genomic window:
- a CDS encoding TRAP transporter small permease → MKIVKWFEDWVVVASFMVIVVVTFVNVVSRYTFQASLAFSEEITINLLVVLTMMGAVVGIRLGAHLGFTYIVENAKPKMRRTLIIIGSSLIIIFLAVLLVWGTEMMINQAIRGRATPSLGIPQWLFTLSIPLAGLLGIVRSVQAARASLHEDTSAEAVAERMAQEAAPVIDDSELSGAPHNSGDAHTSETRGGRK, encoded by the coding sequence ATGAAAATCGTCAAATGGTTCGAAGACTGGGTCGTCGTCGCCTCGTTCATGGTGATCGTGGTCGTCACCTTCGTCAACGTCGTCTCCCGCTACACCTTCCAAGCTTCCCTGGCCTTCAGCGAGGAGATCACGATCAACCTCCTCGTCGTGCTCACGATGATGGGCGCGGTCGTCGGCATCCGCCTCGGCGCACATCTGGGCTTCACCTACATCGTCGAGAACGCGAAGCCGAAGATGCGCAGAACACTCATCATCATCGGCTCGAGTCTGATCATCATCTTCCTCGCCGTCCTCCTCGTCTGGGGCACCGAGATGATGATCAACCAGGCCATCCGCGGTCGCGCGACCCCGTCACTGGGCATCCCGCAGTGGCTGTTCACCCTGTCCATTCCGCTGGCCGGGCTGCTCGGCATCGTCCGCAGCGTCCAGGCCGCCCGCGCATCGCTTCACGAGGACACCTCCGCCGAGGCGGTCGCTGAGCGCATGGCCCAGGAAGCCGCACCCGTCATCGACGATTCAGAGCTGAGCGGCGCCCCGCACAACTCCGGAGACGCGCACACCAGCGAGACTCGGGGAGGCCGCAAATGA
- a CDS encoding DctP family TRAP transporter solute-binding subunit, with translation MPTTPTKRTMLGWCAVLVTLVLLVSGCGTNFGTTDDGKQKYRWKMTVTTGSTSTWYLAAERFARSLEEETDGRITLKVFGNERLSAGEATAGVEQLMDGAKDFSYNSPIIYSAVDPRFGAVTAPFIFDTVEEGQDALAGEGGDVYADYLSEHGVHLLGFGESGMRQLTNTHHPIHTPDDLHGLKFRIPGFGLYTDLYRALGSNPTTMPFGEVFTALQQGAIDGQENPIDVIHSANLQEVQPYLTLWNYSYDPLVFGVNEKLFDSLDAEDQELVSRLAEDTNEFQIKENRDREKKLIAELEDSGMEVNRLTDSEKTEFREELKPLYAQYREVWGKDMSEAFIPEGL, from the coding sequence GAACGAACTTCGGCACGACCGACGACGGGAAGCAGAAGTACCGGTGGAAGATGACGGTCACGACCGGTTCGACGAGCACCTGGTATCTGGCGGCCGAGAGGTTCGCGAGGAGCCTCGAAGAGGAGACGGACGGCCGCATCACCCTGAAGGTCTTCGGCAACGAACGGCTCTCCGCCGGTGAGGCCACCGCGGGTGTCGAGCAGCTCATGGACGGGGCGAAGGACTTCTCCTACAACTCGCCGATCATCTACTCGGCCGTCGACCCCCGCTTCGGCGCGGTCACTGCCCCGTTCATCTTCGACACGGTCGAAGAGGGCCAGGACGCGCTCGCGGGCGAGGGCGGCGATGTCTATGCCGACTATCTGTCCGAACACGGTGTCCATCTCCTGGGGTTCGGCGAATCCGGGATGCGTCAGCTGACGAACACGCACCACCCGATCCACACCCCGGATGACCTGCACGGACTCAAGTTCCGCATCCCCGGCTTCGGCCTCTACACCGACCTCTACCGGGCGCTGGGCTCCAACCCGACGACGATGCCCTTCGGCGAGGTGTTCACCGCACTGCAGCAGGGCGCCATCGACGGGCAGGAGAACCCGATCGACGTCATCCACTCAGCCAATCTGCAGGAGGTCCAGCCCTACCTGACCCTGTGGAACTACTCCTACGATCCGCTGGTCTTCGGCGTCAACGAGAAGCTCTTCGACTCCCTCGACGCCGAGGACCAGGAGCTTGTCAGCCGCTTGGCCGAGGACACCAACGAGTTCCAGATCAAGGAGAACCGCGACCGGGAGAAGAAGCTGATCGCCGAGCTCGAGGACAGCGGCATGGAGGTCAACCGGCTCACCGACTCGGAGAAGACGGAGTTCCGTGAGGAGCTGAAGCCTCTGTACGCCCAGTACCGCGAGGTCTGGGGCAAGGACATGTCCGAAGCGTTCATACCGGAAGGACTCTGA